AAGATTCATCACTCGATCCCCGCTTTGCGGTTCTTCGGAACCTTAAGGTGGATAAATAACGATTACGTCTTTCGGAATTCGTTCGAAAGCAGAATAAAGAGAGGATCTGTCATGGCTGTCCCTAAGAAAAGAGTATCCAAATCCCGTAAGGGCATGCGTCGCTCCCACCACCGTGTGGCTGTACCTTCCGTAGTATACTGCGAATGTGGCGAAGCAACACTTCAGCATCGCGTTTGTGCAGCTTGTGGCTCTTACAATGGTCGTCAGATCAGTAAGGACGATGCATAGCATCCCCGTTATAGCCGTGGACGCAATGGGCGGTGATATTGGACCGTCCGTTAACGTCCCAGGTGCTATTAAGGCTGCTCGCACCTTCGGTATCAAGGTTATTTTTGTCGGTAACGAGAAATTAATCAATGCCGAACTCGATAGGCTGCCCCTTAAAGGGGTGGCCTATGAAGTAGTGCACACCGATGAGGTGGCAGGAATGGACGAGAAGCCTTCCGATATTCTTCGTCGTAAAAAGAATGCGTCGATTCAGGTTGCATGCCGCCTTGTTAAAGAAGGCAAAGCAGATGGCATTGTCAGCGCCGGTAACTCCGGTGCTACTGTCGCATGCGGTATGTTTATCATCGGACGCATTGCTGGCGTTGAACGTCCTGCCCTTGCGAGCGTAATGCCTACAGAGAAGAACCCTATCGTTCTACTCGATGTAGGAGCCAACGTAGATTGTAAACCTCAGCACCTCTTCC
This window of the Halodesulfovibrio sp. MK-HDV genome carries:
- the rpmF gene encoding 50S ribosomal protein L32 is translated as MAVPKKRVSKSRKGMRRSHHRVAVPSVVYCECGEATLQHRVCAACGSYNGRQISKDDA